One Novosphingobium sp. EMRT-2 DNA segment encodes these proteins:
- a CDS encoding PepSY domain-containing protein — protein sequence MRWIIAFTALGFAALPATAFSAPNRPDAQGEVRRDLRAGNVRSLREIERTVLPTKPGMQYLGPEYDPAAMVYRLKFIREGHVMFVDVDARTGQVLGESR from the coding sequence ATGCGCTGGATCATCGCCTTTACCGCTCTCGGGTTCGCGGCCTTGCCTGCAACGGCCTTTTCGGCCCCGAACCGTCCTGACGCCCAGGGCGAAGTCCGCCGCGACCTGCGCGCGGGCAACGTGCGATCGCTGCGCGAGATCGAGCGGACCGTGTTGCCGACCAAGCCGGGGATGCAATACCTGGGGCCGGAATACGATCCCGCCGCGATGGTCTATCGCCTGAAGTTCATTCGCGAAGGCCATGTCATGTTCGTCGACGTGGATGCGCGCACCGGGCAGGTGCTGGGCGAATCCCGCTGA
- a CDS encoding tyrosine recombinase XerC, whose amino-acid sequence MTPQDILEAWGQHLSLARRRSQHTVRAYLATATRLLSALPPAQGWASLARLDPTTLRTHLAARRADGIGNVSAARELSAIKSFIAFAREQSGETGIAPPRLRGPRVKKGLPRPITPDEAVNLAAMVAEDASEEWIAARDRAVLLLLYGAGLRIAEALALPAAVLPLGESLVVTGKGNRQRVVAILPIVRAAVEDYAAKVPWPLTKDAPLFRGAKGGPLAQGMVQKAVARARTVLGLPPTATPHALRHSFATHLLGAGADLRSLQELLGHASLSSTQIYTKVDAATLLDVYRNAHPRER is encoded by the coding sequence ATGACGCCGCAGGACATCCTCGAAGCCTGGGGCCAGCACCTTTCGCTGGCGCGGCGCCGTTCCCAGCATACGGTGCGCGCCTATCTCGCCACCGCCACGCGCCTGCTCTCCGCGCTGCCGCCCGCGCAGGGCTGGGCCTCGCTCGCCCGGCTCGATCCTACCACGCTGCGCACGCACCTTGCCGCGCGCCGGGCGGACGGGATCGGCAATGTCTCCGCCGCGCGCGAACTGTCGGCGATCAAGTCGTTCATCGCTTTCGCGCGCGAACAATCGGGCGAGACCGGGATCGCGCCGCCCCGCCTGCGCGGCCCGCGCGTCAAGAAGGGCCTGCCCCGCCCGATCACCCCGGACGAGGCGGTCAACCTCGCCGCTATGGTCGCCGAAGACGCCAGCGAGGAATGGATCGCCGCGCGCGATCGTGCCGTGCTGCTGCTGCTCTACGGTGCGGGCTTGCGCATTGCCGAGGCGCTGGCGCTGCCGGCCGCCGTCCTGCCGCTGGGCGAATCGCTCGTCGTCACCGGCAAGGGCAACCGCCAGCGCGTCGTCGCGATCCTCCCGATCGTGCGCGCCGCCGTGGAGGACTATGCCGCCAAGGTGCCCTGGCCGCTGACCAAGGACGCCCCGCTGTTCCGGGGAGCCAAGGGCGGACCGCTGGCGCAGGGCATGGTGCAGAAGGCCGTCGCCCGCGCCCGCACGGTGCTGGGCCTGCCCCCCACCGCCACGCCGCACGCCTTGCGGCACAGTTTCGCCACGCACCTGCTGGGCGCGGGCGCGGACTTGCGTTCGTTGCAGGAGCTACTGGGCCACGCCAGCCTCAGTTCAACGCAGATCTACACCAAGGTGGACGCGGCAACGCTGCTGGACGTCTATCGCAACGCCCATCCGCGCGAGCGCTAG
- the hrcA gene encoding heat-inducible transcriptional repressor HrcA — protein MASLPLTELSSRARDIFRLVVEGYIASGQPVGSKTLAGTGGVNLSPASIRSVLQELQDAGLLAAPHTSAGRMPTEIGLRLFVDGIMQVAEPSAAERAQIQRGLAEGGTIEAALNAASLALSELSAGAGVVMVPRREPRLMQLSFMALSPGRALAVLVGEDGAIENRLIDLPADVPPHALEQAGNYLTHKLMGRTLGEAAVEIRRDIAGGRSALDTASRDLVERGLAIWSIDAAQRPVLVVRGQANLLDEAALGDIERVRQLLDQLENAEAIAGVLDAARDAESTRIFIGSENRLFSLSGSSVIASPWRDAEGRVVGVVGVIGPTRLNYARVVPMVDFTAQSLSKLIGQDGFSRK, from the coding sequence ATGGCTTCGCTTCCGCTCACCGAACTGTCCAGCCGCGCCCGCGATATTTTCCGGCTCGTGGTGGAGGGCTATATCGCCAGCGGTCAGCCGGTCGGCTCCAAGACGCTGGCGGGCACGGGCGGCGTCAACCTGTCGCCCGCCTCGATCCGATCGGTGCTGCAGGAATTGCAGGACGCCGGGCTGCTGGCCGCCCCCCACACCAGCGCCGGCCGGATGCCCACCGAAATCGGCCTGCGCCTGTTTGTCGATGGCATCATGCAGGTGGCGGAACCTTCGGCCGCAGAGCGCGCGCAGATCCAGCGGGGCCTTGCCGAAGGCGGTACGATCGAGGCGGCGCTTAACGCCGCGTCGCTGGCGCTGTCGGAACTGTCCGCCGGCGCGGGTGTCGTGATGGTGCCCCGGCGCGAGCCGCGGCTTATGCAGCTTTCCTTCATGGCCCTTTCGCCGGGGAGGGCTCTGGCGGTGCTGGTGGGCGAGGATGGCGCGATCGAGAACCGGCTGATCGACCTGCCGGCGGACGTTCCGCCCCATGCGCTGGAGCAGGCAGGCAATTACCTGACGCACAAGCTGATGGGGCGCACGCTGGGCGAAGCCGCCGTGGAAATCCGGCGCGACATTGCGGGCGGGCGGTCCGCGCTCGACACCGCCAGTCGCGATCTGGTGGAGCGGGGGCTGGCGATCTGGTCGATCGACGCGGCGCAGCGCCCGGTGCTGGTGGTGCGCGGGCAGGCCAACTTGCTGGACGAGGCCGCGCTGGGCGACATCGAGCGCGTGCGCCAGCTGCTGGACCAGTTGGAGAATGCCGAGGCGATCGCCGGCGTGCTCGATGCCGCGCGCGATGCCGAATCGACGCGGATTTTCATCGGCAGTGAGAACCGCCTATTCTCGCTATCCGGCTCGTCGGTGATCGCTTCGCCGTGGCGCGATGCGGAAGGGCGCGTCGTCGGCGTGGTGGGGGTTATCGGACCGACGCGGTTGAATTATGCGCGCGTTGTCCCCATGGTGGATTTCACGGCTCAATCGTTGAGCAAACTCATCGGACAAGACGGATTTTCGAGAAAATGA
- a CDS encoding response regulator transcription factor → MRILIVEDEPTLGKQLKATLEHNGYAVDLSTDGEDGHFLGSTEDYDAVILDLGLPEIDGLTVLGMWRKEGRKFPVLVLTARDSWSDKVAGLDAGADDYLAKPFQTEELIARLRALIRRASGNSSSELIAGDVRLDTRSGRVTLNGEPVKLTAQEYKLLSYLLHHKGKVVSRTELIEHIYDQDFDRDSNTIEVFVTRIRKKLGPDVITTIRGLGYSLDDPAQPGRG, encoded by the coding sequence ATGCGCATCCTGATCGTCGAGGACGAACCGACCCTCGGCAAGCAGCTCAAGGCCACGCTGGAACACAATGGCTACGCCGTCGATCTTTCCACCGATGGCGAGGACGGCCATTTTCTCGGCTCGACCGAGGACTATGACGCGGTGATCCTCGATCTCGGCCTGCCCGAGATCGACGGGCTGACCGTGCTGGGCATGTGGCGCAAGGAAGGGCGCAAGTTCCCCGTGCTGGTGCTGACCGCGCGCGACAGTTGGTCCGACAAGGTGGCCGGGCTGGACGCGGGCGCGGACGACTATCTCGCCAAGCCTTTCCAGACGGAGGAACTGATCGCCCGCCTGCGCGCGCTGATCCGTCGCGCCTCGGGCAATTCCTCGTCCGAGCTGATCGCGGGCGACGTGCGGCTCGATACCCGTTCGGGCCGCGTCACGCTGAACGGCGAGCCGGTGAAGCTGACGGCGCAGGAATACAAGCTGCTGTCTTACCTGCTGCACCACAAGGGCAAGGTCGTCAGCCGTACCGAACTGATCGAGCATATCTACGACCAGGACTTCGACCGGGATTCGAACACGATCGAGGTGTTCGTCACCCGCATCCGCAAGAAGCTGGGGCCGGACGTGATCACCACGATCCGGGGGCTGGGCTACAGCCTCGACGATCCGGCGCAGCCGGGGCGCGGCTGA
- the hemW gene encoding radical SAM family heme chaperone HemW yields the protein MTPLALYIHWPFCLAKCPYCDFNSHVRELTDMTQWQAALLADMAHEASLTGGRELTSIFFGGGTPSLMPPALVESLIAQASRHWRFADDIEITLEANPSSVEAANFAALAQAGINRVSLGLQALDDAALRFLGRLHDASEGLAALAVAQRHFRRVSFDLIYARPDHTPESWEAELTRALAYGTGHLSLYQLTIESGTRFATLVREGRFTPLDDDAAGTLFGLTRELTERAGLPAYEISNHARPGEESRHNLTYWRYGDYAGIGPGAHGRRGGVATVRHRKPENFLKAVDAQAHGIAEQRALGTAEQASEAMLMGLRLAEGVDVKALAARFGFAESDLVVPTKRAFYTGLGLLNDTGDRLAVTGKGMPLLDALLAELVPASLVAA from the coding sequence ATGACGCCGCTCGCGCTTTATATCCACTGGCCGTTCTGTTTGGCGAAGTGCCCCTATTGCGACTTCAACAGCCATGTCCGCGAACTTACGGACATGACCCAGTGGCAGGCCGCGCTGCTGGCGGACATGGCGCACGAGGCAAGCCTTACCGGCGGCCGCGAACTGACCTCGATCTTCTTCGGCGGGGGCACGCCATCGCTGATGCCGCCCGCACTGGTCGAAAGCCTGATCGCGCAGGCGAGCCGGCATTGGCGATTTGCCGACGACATCGAGATCACGCTCGAAGCCAACCCCTCCTCGGTGGAAGCAGCCAACTTCGCCGCGCTGGCGCAGGCCGGCATCAACCGGGTGTCGCTGGGGTTGCAGGCTCTCGACGATGCCGCGTTGCGCTTCCTTGGCCGACTTCATGACGCCAGCGAAGGGCTGGCCGCGCTCGCCGTGGCGCAGCGGCATTTCCGCCGCGTCAGCTTCGACCTGATCTATGCCCGGCCGGATCACACGCCCGAAAGCTGGGAAGCCGAACTGACCCGCGCCTTGGCCTACGGCACCGGCCACCTCTCGCTGTACCAGTTGACGATCGAGTCGGGCACGCGCTTCGCCACGCTGGTGCGCGAAGGCCGCTTCACGCCGCTCGACGATGACGCGGCCGGCACGCTTTTCGGCCTGACCCGCGAACTCACCGAGCGCGCCGGCCTGCCCGCCTACGAGATCAGCAACCACGCCCGCCCCGGCGAGGAAAGCCGCCACAACCTGACGTACTGGCGCTATGGCGACTATGCCGGCATCGGCCCGGGTGCCCACGGTCGGCGCGGCGGCGTGGCCACGGTGCGCCACCGCAAGCCGGAGAACTTCCTCAAAGCGGTGGACGCGCAGGCACACGGCATCGCCGAACAGCGCGCGCTGGGCACGGCGGAACAGGCATCCGAAGCGATGCTGATGGGCCTGCGGCTGGCCGAAGGCGTGGACGTGAAGGCGCTGGCGGCGCGGTTCGGCTTTGCCGAAAGCGATCTCGTGGTGCCCACCAAGCGCGCGTTCTACACCGGATTGGGCCTGCTGAACGATACCGGCGACCGGCTGGCCGTGACCGGAAAGGGCATGCCGCTGCTCGACGCGCTGCTGGCCGAACTCGTGCCCGCAAGCCTGGTCGCGGCATGA
- the rph gene encoding ribonuclease PH: MRPSGRAADEMRAITIETNFTKHAEGSVLIGFGDTKVLVTASVEERVPPFMRGKGEGWVTAEYSMLPRATHTRGSREAAKGKQSGRTQEIQRLIGRSLRAVTDLKKLGERQITLDCDVIQADGGTRTASISGAWVALRLAVQKLIDAGAINDDPLTEKVAAISCGIVNGVPVLDLDYIEDSSADADANFVLIDGGKIAEVQATAEGATYDEEGLLRLLRLARMGCAQIFEAQAKAVAR; this comes from the coding sequence ATGCGTCCTTCCGGCCGCGCCGCAGACGAAATGCGCGCCATCACGATCGAGACCAACTTCACCAAGCACGCCGAAGGTTCGGTCCTGATCGGATTCGGCGATACCAAGGTGCTGGTCACCGCGTCGGTGGAAGAGCGCGTGCCGCCGTTCATGCGCGGCAAGGGCGAAGGCTGGGTGACGGCGGAATACTCGATGCTGCCCCGCGCCACCCACACGCGCGGCAGTCGTGAGGCGGCCAAGGGCAAGCAGTCGGGCCGCACCCAGGAAATCCAGCGCCTGATCGGCCGCAGCCTGCGCGCCGTGACCGACCTGAAGAAGCTGGGCGAACGCCAGATCACGCTCGATTGCGACGTGATCCAGGCCGATGGCGGCACCCGCACCGCGTCCATCTCGGGCGCGTGGGTCGCGTTGCGTCTCGCCGTGCAGAAGCTGATCGACGCTGGCGCGATCAACGACGATCCGCTGACCGAGAAGGTCGCCGCGATCTCGTGCGGGATCGTGAACGGCGTGCCGGTGCTGGACCTCGACTATATCGAGGATTCGTCCGCCGATGCCGACGCCAACTTCGTGCTGATCGACGGCGGCAAGATTGCCGAGGTGCAAGCCACCGCCGAAGGCGCGACTTATGACGAGGAGGGTCTGCTCCGCCTGCTCCGCCTCGCGCGCATGGGCTGCGCGCAAATCTTCGAGGCACAGGCCAAGGCCGTCGCGCGGTGA
- the grpE gene encoding nucleotide exchange factor GrpE — MTDNETRPLDEAAQAELKGVPDELIDSAGSDDELAKLREELEAAKQDILYAKAETQNLRRRMEKDIADTRAYAATGFARDILSVADNLARALESIPADLRDDEKFKNLVAGLEATGREIEKVFAGHGISRIAATGLPLDPHQHQAMMEVPSADAEPGTVLQELQAGYMIKDRLLRPAMVAVAKKPD, encoded by the coding sequence ATGACGGATAACGAGACACGCCCGCTGGACGAAGCTGCACAGGCAGAACTGAAGGGTGTGCCGGATGAACTGATCGATTCGGCGGGCAGCGACGACGAACTGGCCAAGCTGCGCGAGGAGCTTGAGGCGGCCAAGCAGGACATTCTTTACGCCAAGGCGGAAACGCAGAACCTGCGTCGCCGCATGGAAAAGGACATTGCGGACACGCGCGCCTATGCCGCCACCGGCTTCGCGCGCGACATTCTGTCGGTCGCCGACAACCTGGCGCGCGCGCTGGAATCGATCCCCGCGGACTTGCGCGATGACGAGAAGTTCAAGAACCTCGTCGCCGGGCTGGAAGCAACTGGTCGCGAGATCGAGAAGGTTTTCGCCGGCCATGGCATCAGCCGGATCGCCGCCACGGGGCTGCCGCTCGATCCGCACCAGCATCAGGCGATGATGGAAGTGCCTTCCGCCGATGCCGAACCCGGCACCGTGCTGCAGGAGCTTCAGGCCGGCTATATGATCAAG
- the rdgB gene encoding RdgB/HAM1 family non-canonical purine NTP pyrophosphatase translates to MTPRLARGKLVIATHNKGKLREIQALLAPYGMECLSAGELGLPEPAETGTTFVENALIKARAAAEAANLPALADDSGLCVAALGGAPGVYTADWAEAAPYEGGPGRDWYMAMGKVEGKLCEQGPDTPRDGYFACVLAIAWPDGASAVYEGRAPGTLTWPPRGTLGFGYDPVFVPAGGTRTFAELDPEEKHRISHRADAFAKLVAEQFPE, encoded by the coding sequence GTGACGCCCCGCCTCGCGCGCGGCAAACTCGTCATCGCCACGCACAACAAGGGCAAGCTCCGCGAAATCCAGGCGCTGCTCGCGCCCTATGGCATGGAATGCCTGTCCGCCGGTGAGCTCGGGCTGCCCGAACCGGCGGAAACCGGCACGACCTTCGTGGAAAACGCGCTGATCAAGGCGCGCGCGGCGGCGGAAGCGGCGAACCTGCCGGCGCTGGCCGACGATTCCGGCCTCTGCGTCGCCGCGCTGGGCGGCGCGCCCGGCGTCTATACCGCCGACTGGGCCGAAGCCGCGCCCTATGAAGGCGGCCCCGGTCGCGATTGGTACATGGCCATGGGCAAGGTCGAGGGGAAGCTGTGCGAACAGGGGCCGGATACCCCGCGCGACGGATACTTCGCCTGCGTCCTCGCCATCGCTTGGCCCGATGGCGCCAGCGCCGTCTATGAAGGCCGCGCCCCCGGCACGCTGACCTGGCCGCCGCGCGGCACGCTGGGCTTCGGCTACGATCCGGTGTTCGTGCCCGCCGGCGGCACGCGCACCTTCGCCGAACTCGATCCGGAGGAAAAGCATCGCATCAGCCACCGCGCGGATGCCTTCGCCAAGCTGGTCGCGGAACAGTTCCCGGAGTAG
- a CDS encoding sensor histidine kinase KdpD, which translates to MMLIAFAWITVLLLGGGLALDRTLTGLVTRNFDEQLGYMLTAMVASAEIGPDGEVFFNRPLGDQRFLEPNSGLYWQISGQGHEDFPSRSLWDRTLKLQSDHVDTEPHIYDSGQFEGERLRMIERSVILPGSNTLWQFAVAASRSELDAQIRRIRSILIWSFVVLGLGLFGMAALQTYYGLGPLRRVRRAIAAMREGGASRVNEPLPLEVQPLVLELNALLEHSERQAEEARTHAGNLAHALKTPLTVVMNAATAKASDLADTVIREAAVMRRQVDHHLARARAVGRRATGLSRAVVWESAEAVERAVTRLYPKVRFDMDGSREAQVAIERQDLDEILGNLIENAAKYGGGSVFITVDANPADPKFCDIWVEDDGMGIPEEARERIFDRGARLDTGKPGTGLGLAIVRDVAELYGGSIALNESEDLGGLLTTLRLPRVVVK; encoded by the coding sequence ATGATGCTGATCGCGTTCGCGTGGATCACGGTGCTGCTGCTGGGCGGTGGGCTCGCGCTCGACCGCACGCTGACCGGCCTGGTCACGCGCAATTTCGACGAACAGCTTGGCTATATGCTGACCGCCATGGTCGCTTCCGCCGAAATCGGGCCGGATGGCGAGGTGTTCTTCAACCGGCCGCTCGGCGACCAGCGCTTTCTGGAACCCAACAGCGGCCTCTACTGGCAGATCAGCGGGCAGGGGCACGAGGATTTCCCCTCGCGCTCGCTGTGGGACCGCACGCTCAAGCTGCAGAGCGACCATGTCGATACCGAACCGCACATCTACGACAGCGGCCAGTTCGAGGGCGAACGGCTGCGGATGATCGAGCGGTCGGTGATCCTGCCCGGCAGCAATACGCTGTGGCAGTTCGCCGTCGCCGCCAGCCGCAGCGAACTCGACGCGCAGATCCGGCGCATCCGTTCGATCCTGATCTGGTCGTTCGTGGTGCTGGGGCTGGGCCTGTTCGGCATGGCGGCGTTGCAAACCTATTACGGGCTGGGACCGTTGCGGCGCGTGCGGCGGGCGATCGCGGCGATGCGCGAAGGCGGAGCAAGCCGCGTCAACGAACCGCTGCCGCTGGAAGTGCAGCCGCTGGTGCTGGAGCTGAACGCGCTGCTCGAACATTCGGAGCGGCAGGCGGAGGAAGCGCGCACCCACGCGGGCAACCTTGCCCATGCGCTCAAGACGCCACTGACGGTGGTAATGAACGCGGCCACGGCCAAGGCTTCGGATCTGGCCGATACGGTGATCCGCGAGGCGGCGGTGATGCGGCGACAGGTCGATCACCACCTTGCCCGCGCGCGCGCCGTTGGCCGCCGCGCAACCGGCCTTTCGCGCGCGGTGGTGTGGGAAAGCGCCGAAGCGGTGGAGCGGGCGGTCACGCGACTCTATCCCAAGGTCCGCTTCGACATGGACGGCAGCCGCGAGGCGCAGGTGGCGATCGAACGGCAGGACTTGGACGAGATCCTCGGCAACCTGATCGAGAACGCGGCCAAGTATGGGGGCGGCAGCGTGTTCATCACCGTGGACGCGAACCCGGCGGACCCGAAGTTCTGCGACATCTGGGTCGAGGACGACGGCATGGGCATTCCCGAGGAAGCGCGCGAGCGCATCTTCGATCGGGGCGCGCGGCTGGATACCGGCAAGCCAGGGACCGGGCTGGGCCTCGCCATCGTGCGCGACGTGGCCGAGCTTTATGGTGGCTCGATCGCGCTGAACGAAAGCGAGGATCTGGGGGGATTGCTCACCACGCTGCGCCTGCCGCGCGTGGTGGTGAAGTAG